The following proteins are co-located in the Chaetodon trifascialis isolate fChaTrf1 chromosome 14, fChaTrf1.hap1, whole genome shotgun sequence genome:
- the lrr1 gene encoding leucine-rich repeat protein 1, giving the protein MKLQCDVEVVNRMLPSFGMKSRGKGTRAVLSIGKHLDKTSQRSSVYMMICTAKDRAGSKYKLKDNIEKFFTWFVEEGKATVRLKEPAVDICLSKADASSLKNFLSAARLADRGSDSSSLPLSTLTPVRARDVEQPKRKLTIVSKKDYPLTSSFPYSLEQLQVSYCKLSRVDMRMLSLKALRKLDLSNNHIKKLPATIGDLSCLSELVLHNNHLEAFSTALCLSTLQRTLQVLDLSQNRLQSLPAQFCQLRELVNLKLDDNELVCLPFHVGRLSKLRYLSAAHNQLAVLPSDFRKLSLENLDLFGNPFVQPNPLDHTMKLTFPLPLQEMASRAVANLRIPYGPHLIPAHLCRDLEVAKTCDCGRICINFYIKTAVSMNLHQVSHTVVLVDDMGGTDAPVQQHFCSLSCYSEFLDSSLQRGIR; this is encoded by the exons ATGAAGCTGCAGTGTGATGTCGAGGTGGTGAATCGGATGCTCCCCTCGTTTGGGATGAAAAGTCGAGGCAAAGGGACGAGAGCGGTGCTCTCCATCGGGAAGCATTTGGACAAGACGAGTCAGCGCAGCAGCGTTTACATGATGATCTGCACAGCCAAAGACAGAGCAGGCTCAAAATACAAG CTAAAAGACAACATAGAGAAGTTCTTCACTTGGTTTGTAGAGGAAGGCAAGGCCACTGTGAGATTAAAGGAACCTGCTGTTGACATTTGTTTGAGCAAG GCTGATGCCAGCAGCTTGAAGAACTTCCTCTCGGCCGCTCGCTTGGCAGACAGAGGAAGTGACTCGAGCAGCCTTCCCCTCTCCACGCTCACCCCTGTCCGCGCCAGAGACGTAGAGCAACCCAAGAGGAAGCTCACCATTGTGTCCAAGAAGGACTACCCCCTCACCTCCAGCTTCCCCTACTctctggagcagctgcaggtctcCTACTGCAAACTGTCTCGGGTGGACATGCGGATGCTGTCCCTTAAAG ctctCCGCAAGCTCGACCTCAGCAACAACCACATCAAGAAACTCCCTGCCACCATCGGTGACCTCAGCTGCCTCTCTGAGCTCGTCCTCCACAACAACCACCTGGAAGCCTTCAGCACGGCCCTCTGCCTGTCCACCCTGCAGCGGACCCTCCAGGTCCTGGACCTCAGCCAGAATCGACTGCAGTCCCTCCCGGCTCAGTTCTGCCAGCTCAGAGAACTGGTGAACCTCAAACTGGACGACAATGAGCTCGTCTGTTTGCCGTTCCACGTCGGCCGACTCTCAAAGCTGAGGTACCTTTCGGCGGCGCATAACCAGCTGGCCGTGTTGCCCAGTGACTTCCGGAAGCTGAGTCTGGAGAACCTGGACCTGTTTGGAAATCCGTTTGTCCAACCTAACCCCCTGGACCACACAATGAAACTCACATTCCCCCTTCCACTTCAAGAGATGGCTTCCAGAGCTGTGGCCAACCTCAG GATACCGTACGGACCTCACCTCATCCCCGCCCACTTGTGTCGGGACCTCGAAGTAGCCAAGACCTGCGACTGCGGCCGCATCTGCATCAACTTCTACATCAAGACGGCGGTCAGCATGAATCTGCACCAAGTCTCTCACACGGTGGTCCTGGTGGACGACATGGGCGGCACAGATGCTCCggtgcagcagcatttctgctccctctcctgctaCTCCGAATTTTTAGACAGCTCCCTCCAGAGAGGAatcagatga
- the LOC139342799 gene encoding Krueppel-like factor 11 isoform X1 yields the protein MPSRKFTEMDSNGAELTDHCGSYSKRRRHDSEQSVSSGTSGLEYTDLEAAEALVCMSSWGQGHRPNPCKPRPLTPASDSCDSLSPPELPEPPKDFVSLSSLCMTPPHSPSFVETSTLHSSSGLAVSSQHCGSGLHQPVLAPIAEKTPSPPHLPLPCRAMATSVIRHTADSNLCQHHIPVAPNPEKTRDTVRAAVVCQQQQQQQQQQQQQQQHITKTDQISTPPSPPAPLTPSIPASKTEQPGSPSKSCLDSFSTPTHVSTQPQNSPPTPTAPATLSPPSVTSPQIICQMFPVSSQSGIISAFIPGAVQTSSTGIRTTTTSILPQPTSANSASVQPSLIVGSAVPQGTVMLVLPQSSVSQAAQCPQTVMTLGNTKLLPLAPAPMYMPAGPSGGTTATKMDFSRRRNYVCNFPGCRKTYFKSSHLKAHLRTHTGEKPFSCSWEGCDKRFARSDELSRHRRTHTGEKKFVCPVCDRRFMRSDHLTKHARRHMTTKKIPSWQADVQSLNKMAAGKTPPSKPGLATLGMLVPAGSK from the exons ATGCCATCGCGAAAATTTACAGAGATGGACTCAAATGGG GCTGAGCTTACGGATCATTGTGGGTCCTACTCCAAGCGAAGAAGGCACGACAGCGAGCAGTCTGTCTCTAGTGGAACCTCTGGCCTGGAGTACACAGACCTGGAGGCAGCTGAAGCGCTCGTATGTATGAGTTCCTGGGGCCAGGGTCACAGGCCGAACCCCTGTAAGCCGAGACCTCTCACACCAGCTTCGGACTCCTGTGACTCCCTCTCGCCACCAGAACTTCCAGAGCCCCCAAAGGACTTTGTGTCCCTCTCTTCCCTG tGTATGACTCCCCCTCACAGCCCCAGCTTTGTTGAGACTTCAACGCTCCACTCAAGCTCTGGCCTGGCTGTGTCCTCGCAGCACTGTGGTTCCGGGCTCCATCAACCTGTCCTGGCGCCCATTGCTGAAAagaccccctcccctccccatctGCCACTGCCCTGCAGAGCCATGGCGACCAGCGTCATCCGCCACACCGCAGACAGCAACCTCTGCCAACACCACATTCCAGTGGCCCCCAATCCAGAGAAAACTAGAGACACAGTGAGGGCTGCAGTggtctgccagcagcagcagcagcagcagcagcagcagcagcagcagcagcagcacattacAAAGACTGATCAGATAAGCacacctccatctcctcctgctcctctcacGCCCTCAATACCTGCCTCTAAAACAGAGCAGCCAGGCAGCCCCTCAAAATCCTGTTTGGACAGTTTCTCCACACCCACTCATGTCAGTACCCAACCACAAAACAGCCCACCCACTCCCACTGCTCCTGCAACCCTGTCCCCGCCTTCAGTCACCAGCCCTCAAATCATCTGCCAGATGTTCCCTGTCAGCAGCCAGTCGGGAATAATCTCAGCTTTCATCCCCGGTGCAGTTCAGACATCCAGTACTGGCATTCGGACCACCACCACATCCATCCTCCCCCAGCCCACCTCAGCTAACAGCGCGTCTGTCCAGCCGTCCCTCATTGTGGGCTCGGCGGTGCCCCAGGGCACTGTGATGCTGGTCCTCCCCCAGTCTTCTGTTTCTCAGGCCGCTCAATGCCCTCAGACTGTCATGACCCTGGGCAACACCAAGCTGCTACCTCTGGCCCCAGCACCAATGTATATGCCAGCAGGGCCCAGCGGTGGGACAACAGCCACAAAGATGGACTTTTCCCGCAGGAGGAACTACGTCTGCAACTTCCCAGGCTGCAGGAAGACATATTTCAAGAGCTCACACCTCAAGGCTCACctaagaacacacacag GTGAGAAgcctttcagctgcagctgggaAGGCTGTGACAAGAGGTTTGCCCGCTCTGATGAACTCTCGCGTCACCGGCGAACACACACGGGCGAGAAAAAATTTGTGTGTCCCGTGTGCGACCGGCGATTCATGCGCAGTGATCACCTCACCAAACACGCGCGGCGTCACATGACCACAAAGAAAATTCCCTCCTGGCAGGCCGATGTTCAGAGCCTGAACAAAATGGCTGCTGGCAAAACACCTCCCTCAAAACCTGGCCTTGCCACGCTAGGCATGCTCGTGCCTGCCGGCTCAAAGTAG
- the LOC139342799 gene encoding Krueppel-like factor 11 isoform X2 translates to MAHLGSTSLFGLYLAMGGVLALSQRQCMLGSGVVTHTPSPLLAASCGLAGNIRTDHCGSYSKRRRHDSEQSVSSGTSGLEYTDLEAAEALVCMSSWGQGHRPNPCKPRPLTPASDSCDSLSPPELPEPPKDFVSLSSLCMTPPHSPSFVETSTLHSSSGLAVSSQHCGSGLHQPVLAPIAEKTPSPPHLPLPCRAMATSVIRHTADSNLCQHHIPVAPNPEKTRDTVRAAVVCQQQQQQQQQQQQQQQHITKTDQISTPPSPPAPLTPSIPASKTEQPGSPSKSCLDSFSTPTHVSTQPQNSPPTPTAPATLSPPSVTSPQIICQMFPVSSQSGIISAFIPGAVQTSSTGIRTTTTSILPQPTSANSASVQPSLIVGSAVPQGTVMLVLPQSSVSQAAQCPQTVMTLGNTKLLPLAPAPMYMPAGPSGGTTATKMDFSRRRNYVCNFPGCRKTYFKSSHLKAHLRTHTGEKPFSCSWEGCDKRFARSDELSRHRRTHTGEKKFVCPVCDRRFMRSDHLTKHARRHMTTKKIPSWQADVQSLNKMAAGKTPPSKPGLATLGMLVPAGSK, encoded by the exons ATGGCTCATCTCGGCAGCACGTCACTGTTTGGTCTATATTTGGCAATGGGAGGTGTCCTGGCTCTGAGCCAAAGGCAGTGCATGCTGGGCTCGGGTGTAGTCACCCACACCCCCTCTCCCTTATTGGCAGCATCTTGCGGTTTGGCCGGGAACATTAGA ACGGATCATTGTGGGTCCTACTCCAAGCGAAGAAGGCACGACAGCGAGCAGTCTGTCTCTAGTGGAACCTCTGGCCTGGAGTACACAGACCTGGAGGCAGCTGAAGCGCTCGTATGTATGAGTTCCTGGGGCCAGGGTCACAGGCCGAACCCCTGTAAGCCGAGACCTCTCACACCAGCTTCGGACTCCTGTGACTCCCTCTCGCCACCAGAACTTCCAGAGCCCCCAAAGGACTTTGTGTCCCTCTCTTCCCTG tGTATGACTCCCCCTCACAGCCCCAGCTTTGTTGAGACTTCAACGCTCCACTCAAGCTCTGGCCTGGCTGTGTCCTCGCAGCACTGTGGTTCCGGGCTCCATCAACCTGTCCTGGCGCCCATTGCTGAAAagaccccctcccctccccatctGCCACTGCCCTGCAGAGCCATGGCGACCAGCGTCATCCGCCACACCGCAGACAGCAACCTCTGCCAACACCACATTCCAGTGGCCCCCAATCCAGAGAAAACTAGAGACACAGTGAGGGCTGCAGTggtctgccagcagcagcagcagcagcagcagcagcagcagcagcagcagcagcacattacAAAGACTGATCAGATAAGCacacctccatctcctcctgctcctctcacGCCCTCAATACCTGCCTCTAAAACAGAGCAGCCAGGCAGCCCCTCAAAATCCTGTTTGGACAGTTTCTCCACACCCACTCATGTCAGTACCCAACCACAAAACAGCCCACCCACTCCCACTGCTCCTGCAACCCTGTCCCCGCCTTCAGTCACCAGCCCTCAAATCATCTGCCAGATGTTCCCTGTCAGCAGCCAGTCGGGAATAATCTCAGCTTTCATCCCCGGTGCAGTTCAGACATCCAGTACTGGCATTCGGACCACCACCACATCCATCCTCCCCCAGCCCACCTCAGCTAACAGCGCGTCTGTCCAGCCGTCCCTCATTGTGGGCTCGGCGGTGCCCCAGGGCACTGTGATGCTGGTCCTCCCCCAGTCTTCTGTTTCTCAGGCCGCTCAATGCCCTCAGACTGTCATGACCCTGGGCAACACCAAGCTGCTACCTCTGGCCCCAGCACCAATGTATATGCCAGCAGGGCCCAGCGGTGGGACAACAGCCACAAAGATGGACTTTTCCCGCAGGAGGAACTACGTCTGCAACTTCCCAGGCTGCAGGAAGACATATTTCAAGAGCTCACACCTCAAGGCTCACctaagaacacacacag GTGAGAAgcctttcagctgcagctgggaAGGCTGTGACAAGAGGTTTGCCCGCTCTGATGAACTCTCGCGTCACCGGCGAACACACACGGGCGAGAAAAAATTTGTGTGTCCCGTGTGCGACCGGCGATTCATGCGCAGTGATCACCTCACCAAACACGCGCGGCGTCACATGACCACAAAGAAAATTCCCTCCTGGCAGGCCGATGTTCAGAGCCTGAACAAAATGGCTGCTGGCAAAACACCTCCCTCAAAACCTGGCCTTGCCACGCTAGGCATGCTCGTGCCTGCCGGCTCAAAGTAG
- the LOC139342374 gene encoding transmembrane protein 151B produces the protein MPSSDLDSAEDTAATAPNDAEGEVLEEDEEDSPAESDVLEEEQRPVKQSLGACVCRESHWRCLLLSLLMYSCLGAVAWCRLTRVTKISFNTALTNSFTASFTSSLRGSSGMGAGGHSMIYHDSPCSDGYIYIPLAFLLMLYILYMVECWHCRARSELQYKADVDSVYERVLRMRQAQPCIWWKAISYHFVRRTRQVTRYRNGDAYTTTQVYHERVNTHVAEGEFDYSHCGMKDVSRDLRGLEGHPATRLRFTKCFSFTEAGPENDYLNQRARFFSEIEGLDDYMEAREGMQLKNVDFRENLIAYVDPDRMPWYTSQVAFWLAALLMLSWPLRVLIEYRTAYVHYRIEKLFGLEYSHNSPSPLDEDRPLGSNTDCVIPRVDTLDSTEMEWHIRCNRQVIPSYSEAMLINMSTADSTSLQDTEHTSSSNCFLLDSGQTARSYGALQSQEGGEQHSEPNGRVNGGGRRRTITSSSCSSIFSCRGALFQSHLSSDTSRFSLCRMYGSHRTVALWRSRSSNLTDPCCVDEQCCRSDSSQLALSDSPPTYRDARFFPVLIVHRSEGRGSEDGRGVRRYYIRRGSSCVETAL, from the coding sequence cagcggcCAGTGAAGCAGTCCTTGGGTGCTTGTGTCTGCCGGGAGTCCCACTGGcgctgcctgctgctctctctgctcatgTACAGCTGCCTGGGCGCAGTGGCCTGGTGCCGGCTGACCCGGGTCACCAAGATCAGCTTCAACACGGCTCTCACTAACTCCTTCACAGCCTCCTTCACCTCTTCCCTGCGAGGGTCCTCAGGGATGGGCGCCGGAGGACACTCAATGATCTACCATGACAGCCCCTGTTCTGATGGCTACATCTACATCCCCCTGGCCTTCCTGCTCATGCTCTATATCCTGTACATGGTGGAGTGCTGGCACTGCAGAGCCAGGAGCGAGCTGCAGTACAAAGCGGACGTGGACAGCGTGTATGAGCGCGTGCTGCGGATGCGACAGGCCCAGCCTTGCATATGGTGGAAGGCCATCAGCTATCATTTCGTGAGGCGGACTCGACAAGTCACTCGGTATCGCAACGGGGACGCCTACACCACCACGCAGGTGTACCATGAGAGGGTGAACACCCATGTGGCCGAGGGGGAGTTTGACTACAGCCACTGCGGGATGAAAGATGTCTCACGTGACCTCAGAGGTTTGGAGGGACACCCAGCAACTCGCCTACGCTTTACCAAATGCTTCAGCTTCACAGAGGCCGGCCCAGAAAATGATTACCTCAACCAGAGAGCCAGGTTCTTCTCTGAAATCGAGGGTTTGGACGATTACATGGAGGCCAGGGAGGGGATGCAGCTGAAGAACGTGGACTTCAGAGAAAACCTGATAGCCTATGTAGACCCAGATAGGATGCCTTGGTACACTTCCCAGGTGGCCTTCTGGCTGGCAGCTCTGCTCATGTTGTCCTGGCCTCTGAGAGTGCTGATAGAGTACCGCACTGCTTATGTGCACTACCGCATAGAGAAACTGTTTGGGTTGGAGTACAGCCACAACAGCCCCTCTCCTCTAGATGAAGACAGGCCATTGGGGAGTAACACTGACTGTGTTATCCCAAGAGTAGACACACTGGACAGCACTGAAATGGAGTGGCACATCCGCTGTAACCGCCAGGTGATTCCCAGCTACTCCGAGGCCATGCTGATCAACATGAGCACAGCAGACTCTACCTCACTCCAAGACACTGAACACACTTCCTCCTCTAACTGCTTCCTCCTGGACAGCGGCCAGACCGCTCGGAGCTACGGCGCCCTCCAAAGCCAGGAAGGCGGAGAGCAACACAGCGAGCCCAACGGACGGGTGAATGGAGGAGGCCGGAGGAGGACCATCAccagctccagctgctcctccatcttctcctgcCGGGGGGCGCTGTTCCAATCCCACCTTTCCTCGGACACGTCTCGCTTCTCGCTGTGCCGCATGTACGGCTCCCACCGCACCGTGGCCCTATGGAGGAGCCGCAGCAGCAACCTGACGGACCCCTGCTGCGTGGACGAGCAGTGCTGCCGCTCGGACTCCAGCCAGCTGGCGCTCAGTGACAGTCCGCCCACCTACAGAGACGCCCGCTTCTTCCCAGTTCTTATCGTGCACCGGTCTGAGGGCCGTGGCAGCGAGGACGGGAGGGGAGTGAGGCGTTATTATATACGGAGAGGGTCGTCATGTGTGGAGACGGCTCTGTGA
- the dnaaf2 gene encoding protein kintoun yields MEVGDKLKELNMTVEEMDRLTKAFKEEKFREMLLDYAQELSDPENQRRYEEEIKLLEQERGNTIEFIHPEPFRALRTSVNGKQKCFVNICGNEKVGKPASSSGVSEEGRRGQCWSLPHSLHPGRQDTDPKGNKIMIYDVIFHPDTLHIASKNKGFMDMVDSTAIQGIQKAFNVTLDKNNVREMSTKYKGTPQPCVIRKSIPGYKVKDPPEKPGPLTFPYPDDKRPTTSSQTKPAESPAANSSSDAGQKGFQIQLRKTKEPTEPNYTVKYRSFIDLQDFRCSRDSAQSPRPKEIVVTIDVPLLKAVKDVSLEVKERRLLLESEMPAYRLELLLAYPVDEDKGEAKFNKQKGQLTVTLPVLPPSDALNFTVGPERQEEKSEVEEEEEEEEERGVEEEMEAKKERETTEEEDLKQQPRAEKDEEEEERGQEKGEKMKEGENSEEEVGGVMEEAKWKNQIGKGGESVEEENKMEVRKLNLEKRQQHEDTVISTQNKLREDGCDGAAGNRDAGGASFQCDSVDQCMDVSQEENSSVAAAEREKQLVSITAEHPCCIAKEGEVNLSSCLASTPKMKTSDIKGETEKTKDTHGGNLQVDTDAEFLHHRSSMPADTQTQSDIKVCCISQDAEESSNMPETGEANESSRGGSGSRVGLCSEEQATGSAEEEEGDNTDEDDLPTEQVFQTPEHDDVKPPPVFLREIDKDGNEKLISDHSTSAGFIFQNSLMYELD; encoded by the exons ATGGAGGTCGGAGATAAACTGAAAGAACTGAATATGACGGTGGAGGAAATGGACAGGTTGACAAAAGCGTTCAAAGAGGAGAAATTCAGGGAAATGCTGCTCGATTACGCCCAAGAATTATCCGACCCCGAGAACCAGAGAAGGTATGAGGAGGAGATCAAACTTTTGgagcaggaaagaggaaacacgATTGAATTTATTCACCCGGAACCATTTAGGGCTCTCCGGACGAGTGTGAACGGAAAGCAGAAGTGTTTTGTCAATATCTGCGGCAATGAAAAAGTCGGGAAGCCTGCCAGCAGTAGTGGGGTGTCTGAGGAGGGCCGCAGAGGACAGTGCTGGTCCCTGCCTCACAGTCTGCACCCAGGGAGGCAAGACACGGATCCAAAGGGGAACAAGATCATGATCTATGACGTTATCTTCCACCCTGACACCCTCCACATTGCCAGCAAAAACAAGGGATTCATGGATATGGTGGACAGCACAGCCATTCAGGGAATCCagaaagcttttaatgtgactCTGGATAAAAACAATGTGAGAGAGATGAGTACAAAATATAAAGGCACCCCGCAGCCTTGTGTCATCCGAAAATCCATACCTGGATATAAAGTCAAGGATCCCCCTGAGAAGCCGGGCCCTCTTACGTTCCCGTACCCAGATGACAAAAGACCTACCACATCCTCGCAAACCAAGCCTGCAGAATCACCTGCGGCAAATAGCAGCAGCGATGCCGGCCAGAAAGGCTTCCAGATCCAGCTTCGGAAAACCAAAGAGCCAACCGAGCCGAACTACACAGTAAAATATCGATCTTTTATTGATCTACAGGACTTCAGGTGTTCTAGAGACTCGGCCCAAAGCCCAAGGCCCAAAGAGATAGTGGTTACCATCGACGTGCCGCTTCTGAAGGCGGTCAAGGACGTCAGCCTTGAGGTAAAAGAAAGacggctgctgctggagtccGAGATGCCAGCATACAGACTGGAGCTGCTCTTAGCCTACCCTGTGGATGAAGATAAAGGAGAAGCCAAGTTCAACAAACAGAAAGGACAGCTTACAGTCACACTTCCTGTTCTTCCTCCCAGCGATGCACTTAATTTTACTGTGGGGCctgagagacaggaggagaaaagtgaggtggaggaggaggaggaggaggaggaggaaagaggtgttgaggaagagatggaggcaaagaaggaaagagagactACTGAAGAGGAGGATTTGAAGCAGCAGCCGAGGgcagagaaagatgaagaggaggaagagagaggtcaggagaaaggagagaagatgaaggagggagaaaatAGTGAAGAAGAGGTAGGTGGTGTAATGGAGGAGGCAAAATGGAAGAATCAGATAGGAAAGGGTGGAGAAagtgtggaggaggaaaacaagatgGAAGTCAGAAAACTAAACTTAGAGAAAAGGCAGCAACATGAAGATACAGTGATAAGTACGCAGAACAAATTGAGAGAGGATGGATGTGACGGAGCAGCAGGGAACAGGGACGCTGGTGGAGCCAGTTTTCAGTGCGACAGTGTTGACCAATGCATGGACGTTTCTCAAGAGGAAAACTCAagtgtggctgcagctgagagagaaaagcagctggTTTCAATCACTGCTGAACATCCATGTTGCATAGCAAAAGAGGGCGAGGTCAATCTGAGCTCTTGTTTGGCATCAACACCCAAAATGAAGACGTCAGACATCAAAGGGgagactgaaaagacaaaagacactCATGGTGGAAATCTGCAG GTGGATACAGATGCAGAATTTCTACATCACAGATCTTCCATGCCAGCTGACACTCAAACCCAGAGCGACATAAAGGTCTGCTGCATTTCCCAGGATGCCGAGGAGTCCAGCAACATGCCTGAAACAGGTGAAGCTAACGAGTCAAGCAGAGGCGGTTCAGGCAGCAGGGTTGGCCTCTGCTCTGAGGAACAAGCCACGggctcagcagaggaagaggagggggacaACACAGATGAAGATGACCTGCCGACAGAGCAAGTCTTCCAAACCCCAGAGCACGACGACGTCAAGCCTCCGCCCGTGTTTTTACGGGAAATTGATAAAGATGGAAACGAAAAGCTCATCAGCGATCATTCCACATCTGCAGGGTTCATCTTCCAAAACTCCCTGATGTACGAGCTGGACTGA